One window of the Triticum dicoccoides isolate Atlit2015 ecotype Zavitan chromosome 3B, WEW_v2.0, whole genome shotgun sequence genome contains the following:
- the LOC119275714 gene encoding uncharacterized protein LOC119275714, translated as MQGHAHGESGLATAPSSPARYLCSGRDGECDEDGGGIHYFFSAPASPVHYILRSPPASSASVHYAPSADGDFCTAPGDFEFAARHRGIDGAGGTTTMSSAEELFLSGRIRVGCLSPIRQETDCREQQGEDGGGVDGRSPRPRRTRSVSPPRSPRLAKTAEPADSLASASSSSSSSSSAKTMRRRISLRDLLGRTCSDPSMRPPAPITTAAERSGSWLPSIWPTRAKKALPCSAPQPARRSVSSVRAAAPGGAGRDEGPRRRTTSLPYRQGLVLGCLGLGARSYGLAKSMHPLSTR; from the coding sequence ATGCAGGGCCACGCCCACGGCGAGAGCGGCCTCGCCACCGCACCTTCCAGCCCCGCACGCTACCTATGCTCCGGGAGAGACGGTGAGTGTGACGAAGACGGCGGAGGCATCCATTACTTCTTCAGCGCCCCGGCCAGCCCCGTGCACTACATCCTCCGTTCGCCTCCAGCGTCCTCCGCGTCGGTCCACTACGCTCCCTCCGCGGATGGAGACTTCTGCACGGCCCCCGGCGACTTCGAGTTCGCCGCGCGCCACCGTGGTATCGACGGCGCCGGCGGCACCACCACCATGAGCTCCGCCGAGGAGCTCTTCCTCTCGGGCCGTATCCGCGTAGGCTGCCTCTCCCCCATCCGCCAAGAAACGGATTGCAGGGAGCAGCAGGGGGAGGACGGGGGCGGCGTCGACGGCCGCTCGCCGCGGCCTCGCCGGACCAGGTCGGTTTCGCCGCCCCGGAGCCCGCGGCTCGCGAAGACTGCAGAGCCTGCCGACTCCTTGGCATCAGCGTcgtcgtcatcctcctcctcttcctctgccaagACCATGCGGCGGAGGATATCGCTGCGGGACCTCCTCGGCCGCACCTGCAGCGATCCCTCGATGAGGCCGCCGGCTCCTATTACCACCGCCGCCGAGAGATCAGGATCCTGGCTGCCATCTATCTGGCCGACGCGGGCCAAGAAAGCTCTGCCCTGCTCGGCGCCGCAGCCTGCTCGCCGGTCAGTTTCGTCGGTCAGGGCCGCAGCaccgggcggcgcggggcgcgaTGAGGGGCCGCGGCGGCGCACAACGTCTCTGCCGTACCGGCAAGGCCTGGTTCTTGGATGCCTCGGCTTAGGAGCCCGGAGCTACGGGCTCGCAAAGTCCATGCACCCCCTCTCCACGCGGTGA
- the LOC119275715 gene encoding replication protein A 14 kDa subunit-like isoform X2, which translates to MDTSAPSPFVNGETLKMFPGRRVRTVVQVQHNEGGVLLGLSTDGHQLTIRGATGAPEPPHYIEVIGIADSSLSIRAESCTDFGENFDGVAFNGLCKLANDKYKYLFL; encoded by the exons ATGGATACTTCAGCTCCTTCACCATTTGTCAATGGAGAGACTCTGAAGATGTTTCCTGGGCGACGAGTGCGCACAGTGGTTCAAGTCCAACACAATGAAGGTGGAGTTCTTCTCGGGCTGTCCACTGATGGACATCAGTTGACTATCAGAGGTGCCACTGGTGCCCCTGAACCACCACACTACATTGAGGTTATTGGGATCGCTGACAGCAGCCTGTCCATCCGTGCTGAATCTTGCACTGATTTTGGTGAAAACTTTG ATGGTGTGGCATTCAACGGGCTATGCAAGCTTGCGAATGACAAGTACAAGTACCTGTTCCTGTAG
- the LOC119275715 gene encoding replication protein A 14 kDa subunit-like isoform X1, whose amino-acid sequence MPHHAEMDTSAPSPFVNGETLKMFPGRRVRTVVQVQHNEGGVLLGLSTDGHQLTIRGATGAPEPPHYIEVIGIADSSLSIRAESCTDFGENFDGVAFNGLCKLANDKYKYLFL is encoded by the exons ATGCCACACCATGCAGAGATGGATACTTCAGCTCCTTCACCATTTGTCAATGGAGAGACTCTGAAGATGTTTCCTGGGCGACGAGTGCGCACAGTGGTTCAAGTCCAACACAATGAAGGTGGAGTTCTTCTCGGGCTGTCCACTGATGGACATCAGTTGACTATCAGAGGTGCCACTGGTGCCCCTGAACCACCACACTACATTGAGGTTATTGGGATCGCTGACAGCAGCCTGTCCATCCGTGCTGAATCTTGCACTGATTTTGGTGAAAACTTTG ATGGTGTGGCATTCAACGGGCTATGCAAGCTTGCGAATGACAAGTACAAGTACCTGTTCCTGTAG